Within the Solwaraspora sp. WMMA2056 genome, the region GCACATCCACATGACCTCGCGGACCACCGACGACTACCAGGCAATGGCCGACGCCGGGGTCCGTGCCCTGGTCGAACCGGCGTTCTGGCTCGGCCAGCCGCGCACCAACGTCGGCTCCTTCGTCGACTACTTCGACTCCCTGCTGGGGTGGGAACCGTACCGGGCCAGCCAGTTCGGCATCCGGCACTTCGCCACGCTGGCGTTGAACCCGAAGGAGGCCAACGACCCCCGCTGCACGGGTGTGCTCGACGTGCTGCCCCGCTACCTGGTCAAGGACGGGGTGGTCGCGGTCGGTGAGATCGGCTACGACTCGATGACCCCGGCCGAGGACGAGGCGTTCGCCGCCCAGTTGGCGTTGGCCCGCGCGCACGAGCTGCCGGCCATGGTGCACACCCCGCACCGGGACAAGGCCCGGGGCACCGAACGGACCCTCGCGGTGGTCGCCGAGTCCGGCATCGCACCCGGCCGGGTCGTCGTCGACCACCTCAACGAGGTGACGGTCGGGCTGGTCAAGGAGTCGGGCTGCTGGATGGGTTTCTCGATCTACCCGGAGACCAAGATGTCCCCGCCGCGAATGGTCGAGATCCTCAAGCAGTACGGCCCGGAGCGGATCCTGGTCAACTCGGCCGCCGACTGGGGCCGCTCCGACCCGCTGCTGACCCGCAGGACCGGCGAGGCGATGCTGGCCGCCGGCTTCAGCGACGACGACGTCGACCGGGTGCTGTGGCGCAACCCGGTGGAGTTCTACGGCCAGTCCGGTCGGCTGGACCTGGGCGACGTCGTCGCCCCCGCGCCGACCTTCGAAGGCAGTTCGATCATGCGCGGTGGTGGCTGATGCGGCTCTCCGACCGGCACCGCCGTACGGTCCACCTCAGCTACTGCACCAACGTGCACCCGGCCGAGGACCTCGCCGGGGTGCTCGACCAGCTCGACACGTACGCGGTGCCGGTCCGCGCGCAGCTGGCCGCCGACCCGCTCTGCCTCGGACTGTGGCTGGCCGCGCCGGCCGCCGCCGCGCTGAACGCCGACCCGGCGGCCCGCCGCCGGCTGCGGGCCGCGCTCACCGACCGGGGCCTGGAAGTGGTCACCCTCAACGGATTCCCGTACGAGGCGTTCCAGGCGCCGGTGGTCAAACACGCCGTCTACCACCCGGACTGGGCCGACCCGCGTCGGCTCGACTACACGTTGGCGCTGGCCCGGATCCTCGCCGACCTGATGCCCGACGACGCCGAGCGCGGCTCCATCTCCACCCTGCCGTTGGCCTGGCGCGAGCCGTGGGACCGCGACCGGGCCGACGCCTGCGCCCGGATGCTGGACCGGTTGGCCGCCGGACTGGCCGACGTCGAACGGGAGACCGGCAGGGCCGTCCGGGTCGGCTTCGAACCCGAACCGGGCTGCGCCGTGGAGACCACCGCCCAGGCCGCGCAGCTGCTGGCCGGCGTCGACACCGACCGGCTCGGCGTCTGCGTCGACCTGGCTCACCTGGCCTGCGCATGGGAGGAGCCGGTCGCTGCGGTCGGCCGGCTGCGGGCCGCCGGGCTGCCGGTGGTCAAGGTCCAGGTGTCGGCCGCGCTGGAGGTCACCGACCCGGTCCGCGACCGGTCCGCGATCGCCGGGTACGTCGAACCACGGTTCCTGCACCAGACCCGGTCGGGTGTTGCCGGGGCGACCGACGATCTCGATGCCGCACTCGACGCCGCGCTGCCCGGCCCGTGGCGGGTGCACTACCACGTGCCGCTGCACGCCGCGCCGGTCGCGCCACTGGCCGCAACGATGCCGCAGCTGCGAGCCGGTCTCGCCGCGGTCGTCGACGGCACCGACTGCGACCACTTCGACGTGGAGACCTACACCTGGGGGGTGCTGCCGCAAGGGCAACGCCCCAGCGGGCCGGCGCAGCTCGCCGCCGGGATCGCCGCCGAGCTCGCGCAGGCCCGCGACGAACTGGTCGCGCTCGGCCTGGACGCCCGCACCCGTACCGCCGCCGGATCGGAGGCCACATGAACCCGCTGCTCGTGCTCGACGTGGTCGGGCTGACCCCCCGGCTGCTGCGCCACATGCCCCGGCTCGCGGCGCTGGCCGACACCGGTTTCCAGGCCGAACTCGGCACCGTCCTGCCGGCGGTCACCTGCTCGGTGCAGTCGACGTTCCTCACCGGTGAGACGCCGGCCGGGCACGGCATCGTCGGCAACGGCTGGTACTTCCGCGACCTCGGTGAGGTGTTCCTGTGGCGCCAGCACAACGCCCTGGTCGGCGGGGAGAAGCTGTGGCACGCCGCCCGCCGGGTCCGCCCCGAATACACGGTGGCGAACATCTGCTGGTGGTACGCCATGGGTGCGGACGTCAACTGGACGGTCACGCCCCGGCCGATCTACCACGCCGACGGGCGCAAGGACCCGGACTGCTACACCGACCCGCCGGAGCTGCACGACGAGTTGACCGGCCGGCTCGGCACGTTCCCGCTCTTCTCCTACTGGGGTGCGGGTGCCGGCCTGGTGTCGTCGGAGTGGATCGCGAAGGCGACCCGGCAGATCATGGCCGACCATTCGCCGGACCTGACCCTGGCGTACCTGCCGCATCTTGACTACGACCTGCAACGGTACGGCGGCGACGGTCCGCACGCGCAGCGGGCGGCGGCCGAACTCGACGCGGTGCTCGCCCCGCTGCTGGACGCGGCGGCGGCGCGCGGCACGACCGTGGTGGCGTTGTCCGAGTACGGCATCACCGACGTGTCGCAGCCGGTGCACGTCAACCGGTTGCTGCGTGCCGAAGGTCTGCTGCGGGTCTACACCCAGGCCGGAATGGAGTACCTCGACCCGTGGACGTCGCGGGCGTTCGCCGTCGCCGACCATCAGATCGCCCACGTGTACGTACGGGATCCGGCCGACGTGCCGGCGGTGGCCGCGCTCTGCGCCGGGCTGCCCGGGGTGGCGCAGGTCCTCGACGCCGACGGCAAGGCGGCGGCCGGGCTGGACCATCCGCGCTCCGGCGAACTGGTGCTGGTCGCCGAGCCGCAGGCCTGGTTCACCTACTACTACTGGCGTGACGACGCGGCGGCCCCGGACTTCGCCCGGTTGGTGGAGATCCACCGCAAACCCGGCTACGACCCGGCGGAGCTGCTGTTCGACCCGGCCAATCCGGGCGCGGCGAAGGCGCGGGCGGCGATCGCCCTGGCCCGCAAGAAGGTCGGCCTGCGGTACACGATGAACGTGGTCGGACTGGACGCCGGCGCGCGGGCGGTCCGTGGCTCGCACGGCCGGCTGCCGGCCGATCCCGCCGACGGTCCGGTGCTGCTCTGCTCGGACCCGGCGGTGGCCCGTGACCGCGTCGCCGCCACCGAGGTCAAGTCGTTGCTGCTGGAGTTGGCCGGCCTCGGCGACGCGGTGCGTGCCCCGGCGACGGAGGCGGCCCGGTGACCGTCGCCCCGGCCCGCCCCGGCAGCGTGTCGCCGCTGCGGGCCCGGTGCGACGCGGAGTTGACGGCGTTCCTGGACCGGCAGGACCCGCACTGGCCGGACGGGGCACCGCGCGGGGTGTACGACACATTGCGCCGGTTCGTTCTGGTCGGCGGTAAGCGGCTGCGGCCCACGTTCTGCTACTGGGGGTGGCGCGGTGCCGGCGGCGCCGACTGCCGGGAGATCGTCGCGGCCGCCGCCGCGCTGGAGATCTTCCACGCGTTCGCGCTGATCCACGACGACATCATGGACGGCAGCGACTGCCGTCGGGGTGAGCCATCGGTGCACCGGGTCTTCGCCGACCTGCACACCCGGTCGGCCTGGCGGGGCGATTCCGGCCGGTACGGGCACAGTGCCGCGCTGCTCTGCGGTGACCTCTGCGCCGCGTGGGCGGACCAGATGTTCCACGAGTGTGGCCTCGACGCGGAGCAGATCCGGCGCGGCTACGCGGTCTTCGCCGGGATGCGCACCGAGGTGATCGCCGGTCAGTACCTGGACCTGGTCTCCGGTGTCGGCGACGGTTCGGTGGCCAGTGCGCTGACGGTAATCCGGATGAAAGCCGCCAGATACACGGTTACCCGACCATTGCAGATCGGTGCTGCCCTAGCTGGGGCTGGACCTGAACTGCTGGCCGCGTACGCTGCCTTCGGTGATCCACTGGGCGATGCCTTTCAGCTCCGCGACGACGTACTCGGGGTGTTCGGCGATCCCACGGTCACCGGCAAGTCGGTGCTCGACGATCTGCGAGAGGGCAAGTCGACGGTGATGATGGCGCTGGCCCGCAACATGGCGGACCGTGGTCAGACCGTGCGGCTGCGAGAACTGTTCGGCAACCCGGAGCTGGACGCCGCCGGGGCCGACGAGCTGCGCACGATCATCGTCGACACCGGGGCGCTTGAGGCGATCGAGCAGATGATCCGGATTCGTACCCAGGAAGCGGTGACCATTCTCGTCGATGCGTCGTTGACCCCCGAGACGCGTACGGAATTGACCGCCCTGGCTGAGTCGGTGGCTGAGCGGCAGCGCTGACCAGCAGATCCCAAGGAGGCATCGTGGCCATCCCCCATCAGGTTACTGGGAATTCCCGCCCGGTCGACCAGGAAGGTGCCGAGACCGGCACGGGGTACCGGCCCCTGCGCATCGCCATGATCGGCCAGAAGGGGATGCCCGCGACCTACGGCGGGATCGAGCGGCACGTCGAGGAGCTCGCCAGCCGGCTGGCCGGCCGGGGCCACGACGTCACGGTCTACTGCCGGCCCAGCTACGGCTCCGTGCCGATGGACCGATACCGGGGCGTACGGCTGCGTCAGGTACGGACGGTTGCCAGCAAACACCTCGACGCCATCGTGCACTCCACCACCTCCACCCTCGCCGCCATGCGCGAACGGCCCGACATCGTGCACTACCACGGACTCGGCCCCGGCCTGGTCGCGCCACTGCCGCGCTACCTCGCCCGCAGCAAGGTCGTCCTCACCGTGCACGGCCTCGACCAGCAGCGGGCCAAGTGGAGCCGGCTCGCTCAGACCGTCCTCGGCACCGCCCACTGGCTCTCCGGCTACGTACCCGACGCCCGGGTCGCCGTCTCCCGGGGGCTGGCCAGCCACTACCAGACCCGGTTCGGCAGCCTGGCCAACTACATCCCCAACGGGGTCAGCACCCCCCGGCAGGTCCCGGCCCGGCACATCGGTTCCCGGTTCGGCCTCACCCCCGGGCGCTACCTGCTGATGGTCGGCCGGCTCGTTCCGGAAAAGTCGGCGGACCTGCTGGTCCGCGCGTTCCGTCAGGTCGACACCGACATCCGGTTGGCCATCGTCGGCGGGTCGTCGTTCAGCGACGACTTCGTCGCCCGGGTCCGCGCCGAAGCGGTCGACGACCCGCGGATCGTGTTCACCGGCTTCGCCTACGGCGACCTGCTCGCCGAGCTCTACTCGCACGCCGCCGGGTTCGTCCAGCCGTCCCGGCTGGAAGGGCTGCCGCTGACCCTGCTGGAAGCCGCCTCGTACGGTCTGCCGGTGATCGCCAGCGACATCACCCCGCACGTCGAGGTGCTCACCACCGACGGACCCGGCCACCGGATCTTCCGCGACGGCGACACCGACGACCTGGTCCGGGCACTGCGCCAACTGGTCACCGACCCGGCCGGCGAGCGGGTCGGAGCCCAGGCCCTACGCGACCGGGTCACCAGCGAGTACACCTGGGACGCCGCCGCCACCGAACTCGAGACGCTCTACCACGAACTGCTGCAACCGCGTCGGACACCGCTGATCCGGCCCCGCCGTAAGGTCCGGTCGGAACCAGACGGCTGATGCGCACTCCCGGCGTGTCGGCCCATACTCCCTCATCGGGGACCCGACTAGATTTCAGGCGACCCTGACGGGCCGTTTCCAGGCGACGGAACAGCGGATCGGCGTGCGGTGACCACAACACGACACGAGCCCCGGCCAGCGGGTCGGGTGCCGGACGACGCCATGGCGTCCGGCGGCTCCGCCGTACCCGGTCATGCCCGACCCGCGCGGACGGCCGGGCGGGTGCTCAGCCTGCTCGCCGCGGTGGCCGCCGCCGCCGTCGCGGTCGCCGCCGGCCTGGCGCTCGCCGCCGGGGACCGGCGCGGCGTGGTCCTGCCGCTGGCGCTGACCGCCGGCCTCGCCGTCGGGGTCCTGGCGATGACCCGGTTCTCCGGGTACGTGATCCTGATGCTCGCCGTGCGGCCCCTGCTGGACGTGGTCAAACTCAGCGGACCCACGGCCGGGCGGGCAGACACCGAGCAGGCGTCCCGGCTGACCGACCCGTCGACGATGGTGGCGGTGCTGTTCCTGCTCGCCGCCGGGCTCTGGCTCGCCGCGCAGTTGCGCCGCCGGGGCCGGCTGCGCGGCTCCCCGCTGGGCTGGGCGATGCTGCTCGTCGGGGCGACCGCCCTGGTCAGCGCGTTCGGTGCGGACCGGCCGACGCCGAGCCTGCTGGAAGCGCTGCGGATCATGACCGTCGTCGTCATGTTCGTCGTTCTCGAGCAGTTGATGCCCGACCGGGCGGCGATCCGGCGGATCCTGATCGCCTGCTACGCCTCGCTGGCCCTGGCTCTGCTCTACACCGTGCTGACCAGCGCCTTCGGGCAGGTGCCGTCCGAGGTCAAAGGTGAGTTCATCCGGGTCAGTGGCCCGTTCAGCCAGTCCACCACCTTCGGCCGGTACCTGATGTTCCTGGTGATCTTCGGGTTCGCGATCTACCGGTTCCTGGCCCGGCGGGCCCAGGTGGCGCTCGCCGTACTGCTCGGGCTCTCCCTGATCTTCCTGATGCTCACCAACACCCGGTCGGCGATCCTCGGCGCGGCACTCGGCCTGATCGTCGTCGCGCTGCTGCACCGCAGCGGCCGGATGCTGGCGACCTTGCTGATCGTCGCGGTCGCCGGGGTCAGCCTGCTGCCGTCGGTGGGTGACCGGTTCGCCCAACTCGCCCAGGACCGGCCGACCGGCGGCGGCCCGACCGGCAACACCCTGCAGTGGCGGGTGGGCTACTGGGCGGAGATCATCCCGCTCGCCAACCGCAACCCGGTCACCGGCATCGGGCCCAACATGACCCAGCACGAGACACCGCAGGCCAAGAAGCCACACAACGACCTGCTCCGGGCGTACGTGGAAACCGGGCTCGCCGGCCTGCTCGCCTACCTGGCGATGCTGCTGTTGCTGCTGCACACCGCCCGGACCGCGCTGCGCCGCGCCCCACCGGGCAGTCTGGAACGGGGCGTCGCCGTCGGATTCGCCGGCTGCGCCGTATCGTTCATCGCGGTCAGCCTCGGCTCGAACGTCATCTCCAACGTGGTGACACTCTGGTACTTCGTCGCCTTCGCCGCTGCCGCCAGCGCCATCGCCCACGGCCGGGCCGCCACTGCGTCGGTGGCCGCCCCGGCACCACCAGTCCGGTACGAGTAGTAGGAGCCCATAGCGTGGAGATCGTCGACTACCTGCGCATCGCGCGCCGGCGGCTGTGGCTGCTGGTCGGTGTGCCGGTCCTGGCCGCCGGAGCGGCCGCGACGCTGGTGCTGATCGCCCCGCAGCAGTACACCGCCACCGCCTACGTGGCCGCCCCGGCCCTGGTGGGCGGGGCCGCCGCGCAGCAGTACACCGGCAACCAGGCCGCCAACCAGTTCGCGGCCGCGTTCAGCGCCGCCGCCACCTCGCCCCGGGTGGTCGACGAGGTCGCCGCCGACACCGGGGTGGCCGCCAACCGGTTGCGCTCCGGGCTGGCGGTCAGCCAGGTCGGGGCGAGCAGCCAGATGGAGATCGCGTACACCTCGCCGGACCGCGCGTCGGTCGCCCCGGTGCTCGCCGCGACCACCGAACGCGCGCTGGCCTTCCTCTTCTCCTCGCAGGTCGCGATCGCCACCGAGCAGGTCACCGCCGCCAGCACCGACGTGGCCGAGGCGACCGCCGCGATCACCGCCTGGGAGAAGGAGAACAAGGTCACCCAGCCGGACAAGATCTACCAGGCGACCCTCAACGAGATGGCCAGCCTGCGGCAGCAGCGGCTGCAGATGCAGGCGGTCGGCAACGGCCGGGGCGCCGACGCCGCCACCGACGCCATCGAGGCCGGCCAGAAGCAGCTCGACACGATCGGCCCGAAACTGCCCGACTACCAGGCGCTGATCGCCCAACGCGACGCCGCCACCAGCGCGCTCTCCTCGGCCCGGCAGGGCCTGCAGGCGGCGCGGGCGCAGGTACAGGCCGCCGACCCGGCGGAGGTCGCCAGCGTCGGCGCGGTCCGTGCGGTCTCCCGGACCACCAGCCTGATCAACGCCACCGTGCCGGTCGCCGGCGCCGGACTGCTGCTCGCCGTGGTCCTGGTCGCGATGCTGGAACTGCTGGCCCGCAACCGGGCCGGTGACCCGCCGACGTCGGGCACCGACACCCCGGTGCCGCCGCCGGGGCCGCGCCCCACCGGCGGTGACGAGACCCGGGAGATCCCGGTGGCCCGGGTGGGCCGGGCCACGCCGGCCGGGCAGCTCTCGCGCGGCGGCGGCCGGGTGTACGGGTCAGGTGGCGCGCTCGAACCGCAGCCGGGGCGGTGACGTGCCCGCCGGGGTCACGCCGTCGACCGCTGGCGCCGAGTCCGGCGACCAGCACATCCGGGGAATGGCCCGCGGCGGCGGACTGAACCTGGTCGGAGCCGTCCTCAACCAGGGCGCGGTCTTCCTGGTCATGCTGCTGCTGGCCCGGTTCCTCG harbors:
- a CDS encoding TatD family hydrolase encodes the protein MRIFDPHIHMTSRTTDDYQAMADAGVRALVEPAFWLGQPRTNVGSFVDYFDSLLGWEPYRASQFGIRHFATLALNPKEANDPRCTGVLDVLPRYLVKDGVVAVGEIGYDSMTPAEDEAFAAQLALARAHELPAMVHTPHRDKARGTERTLAVVAESGIAPGRVVVDHLNEVTVGLVKESGCWMGFSIYPETKMSPPRMVEILKQYGPERILVNSAADWGRSDPLLTRRTGEAMLAAGFSDDDVDRVLWRNPVEFYGQSGRLDLGDVVAPAPTFEGSSIMRGGG
- the eboE gene encoding metabolite traffic protein EboE; its protein translation is MRLSDRHRRTVHLSYCTNVHPAEDLAGVLDQLDTYAVPVRAQLAADPLCLGLWLAAPAAAALNADPAARRRLRAALTDRGLEVVTLNGFPYEAFQAPVVKHAVYHPDWADPRRLDYTLALARILADLMPDDAERGSISTLPLAWREPWDRDRADACARMLDRLAAGLADVERETGRAVRVGFEPEPGCAVETTAQAAQLLAGVDTDRLGVCVDLAHLACAWEEPVAAVGRLRAAGLPVVKVQVSAALEVTDPVRDRSAIAGYVEPRFLHQTRSGVAGATDDLDAALDAALPGPWRVHYHVPLHAAPVAPLAATMPQLRAGLAAVVDGTDCDHFDVETYTWGVLPQGQRPSGPAQLAAGIAAELAQARDELVALGLDARTRTAAGSEAT
- a CDS encoding nucleotide pyrophosphatase/phosphodiesterase family protein; this translates as MNPLLVLDVVGLTPRLLRHMPRLAALADTGFQAELGTVLPAVTCSVQSTFLTGETPAGHGIVGNGWYFRDLGEVFLWRQHNALVGGEKLWHAARRVRPEYTVANICWWYAMGADVNWTVTPRPIYHADGRKDPDCYTDPPELHDELTGRLGTFPLFSYWGAGAGLVSSEWIAKATRQIMADHSPDLTLAYLPHLDYDLQRYGGDGPHAQRAAAELDAVLAPLLDAAAARGTTVVALSEYGITDVSQPVHVNRLLRAEGLLRVYTQAGMEYLDPWTSRAFAVADHQIAHVYVRDPADVPAVAALCAGLPGVAQVLDADGKAAAGLDHPRSGELVLVAEPQAWFTYYYWRDDAAAPDFARLVEIHRKPGYDPAELLFDPANPGAAKARAAIALARKKVGLRYTMNVVGLDAGARAVRGSHGRLPADPADGPVLLCSDPAVARDRVAATEVKSLLLELAGLGDAVRAPATEAAR
- a CDS encoding polyprenyl synthetase family protein gives rise to the protein MTVAPARPGSVSPLRARCDAELTAFLDRQDPHWPDGAPRGVYDTLRRFVLVGGKRLRPTFCYWGWRGAGGADCREIVAAAAALEIFHAFALIHDDIMDGSDCRRGEPSVHRVFADLHTRSAWRGDSGRYGHSAALLCGDLCAAWADQMFHECGLDAEQIRRGYAVFAGMRTEVIAGQYLDLVSGVGDGSVASALTVIRMKAARYTVTRPLQIGAALAGAGPELLAAYAAFGDPLGDAFQLRDDVLGVFGDPTVTGKSVLDDLREGKSTVMMALARNMADRGQTVRLRELFGNPELDAAGADELRTIIVDTGALEAIEQMIRIRTQEAVTILVDASLTPETRTELTALAESVAERQR
- a CDS encoding glycosyltransferase family 4 protein, with translation MAIPHQVTGNSRPVDQEGAETGTGYRPLRIAMIGQKGMPATYGGIERHVEELASRLAGRGHDVTVYCRPSYGSVPMDRYRGVRLRQVRTVASKHLDAIVHSTTSTLAAMRERPDIVHYHGLGPGLVAPLPRYLARSKVVLTVHGLDQQRAKWSRLAQTVLGTAHWLSGYVPDARVAVSRGLASHYQTRFGSLANYIPNGVSTPRQVPARHIGSRFGLTPGRYLLMVGRLVPEKSADLLVRAFRQVDTDIRLAIVGGSSFSDDFVARVRAEAVDDPRIVFTGFAYGDLLAELYSHAAGFVQPSRLEGLPLTLLEAASYGLPVIASDITPHVEVLTTDGPGHRIFRDGDTDDLVRALRQLVTDPAGERVGAQALRDRVTSEYTWDAAATELETLYHELLQPRRTPLIRPRRKVRSEPDG
- a CDS encoding O-antigen ligase family protein, with amino-acid sequence MTTTRHEPRPAGRVPDDAMASGGSAVPGHARPARTAGRVLSLLAAVAAAAVAVAAGLALAAGDRRGVVLPLALTAGLAVGVLAMTRFSGYVILMLAVRPLLDVVKLSGPTAGRADTEQASRLTDPSTMVAVLFLLAAGLWLAAQLRRRGRLRGSPLGWAMLLVGATALVSAFGADRPTPSLLEALRIMTVVVMFVVLEQLMPDRAAIRRILIACYASLALALLYTVLTSAFGQVPSEVKGEFIRVSGPFSQSTTFGRYLMFLVIFGFAIYRFLARRAQVALAVLLGLSLIFLMLTNTRSAILGAALGLIVVALLHRSGRMLATLLIVAVAGVSLLPSVGDRFAQLAQDRPTGGGPTGNTLQWRVGYWAEIIPLANRNPVTGIGPNMTQHETPQAKKPHNDLLRAYVETGLAGLLAYLAMLLLLLHTARTALRRAPPGSLERGVAVGFAGCAVSFIAVSLGSNVISNVVTLWYFVAFAAAASAIAHGRAATASVAAPAPPVRYE
- a CDS encoding Wzz/FepE/Etk N-terminal domain-containing protein, whose product is MEIVDYLRIARRRLWLLVGVPVLAAGAAATLVLIAPQQYTATAYVAAPALVGGAAAQQYTGNQAANQFAAAFSAAATSPRVVDEVAADTGVAANRLRSGLAVSQVGASSQMEIAYTSPDRASVAPVLAATTERALAFLFSSQVAIATEQVTAASTDVAEATAAITAWEKENKVTQPDKIYQATLNEMASLRQQRLQMQAVGNGRGADAATDAIEAGQKQLDTIGPKLPDYQALIAQRDAATSALSSARQGLQAARAQVQAADPAEVASVGAVRAVSRTTSLINATVPVAGAGLLLAVVLVAMLELLARNRAGDPPTSGTDTPVPPPGPRPTGGDETREIPVARVGRATPAGQLSRGGGRVYGSGGALEPQPGR